The Astatotilapia calliptera chromosome 8, fAstCal1.2, whole genome shotgun sequence nucleotide sequence tcttagcctgaataaatgtttcactaTTAGCTCACCACCATCTGCCTCTATGTTTTCTCCTCACAAACGTCGCAATTTATGACAAACTAGCGCACTTAATTctcgttttttttaaagacattagACATATAGCCTGTAAAATCATTCAACCCTGGAAAAGAACAGTCAAAAATATAACTAAAAGCCTAAAATGAAAGAATTCATCCCCATGATGACTGTATGTAACCTTCTAATCACAACACACGTTTTTAATTGTTAAAAGCTAATTAAACAACACCACAAAACCCCAATGCGATCACATGTTTAATAATTATGTGCATAGCAAGCATGAATGTTaatttaaaatagatttttttcacCACTATAGCAGGTCAATTTCTCTTTGTTAGATACTAGCTGCAATTATAGCAAGTATGTAGATACGATTTTTTTCTAGACACAGTCGAGCATCCAGAGATAATAGAGCAGTGATGATGCATTAGCTGATGTTTTCGTAGTTCTTTCGCTTAATGTCCAGACACAAGCACACCCCGACTAATACTCCAAAAACCTGCAACAGGGAAAAGGTCAGAAGTTACTGGCAGCAAATGAACTCAATGGCACACCCAAAAGGTTATTTTCTTGTTCtggaaaaaagtaattttttcttcatttcatcaCCTGGGGCAGTCAGGATGAGACAGGCTTTATTATCATTCAAGTTATCCTCTGCTATTTAAATATTCTTTACAATGTCTGCTACTGCTGGAAACTAAATTACTACATTAATCCagtatacatgtttttatttttatgtagagACATTTGGGGTATCTTTAGATGTTTGACAtttctgatttttctttgtcttttttccacctaaaacagattaaaattaACCTTTTGGGCTCACACTGGCTCCTGCACAGTTAATCAGTAGGTAAGTGTACTGGATTGGCATTTAAAATGATCATTTCTTACAGTAATATGACATTTACTCTTGCAATGTGAGCATTTTGCTTCACAGTTAAATGTGAGCAAGGGGAAATTGCAGAAGCTTACCTCCGTGACTCCAAGAGCAATGCAGACAGCGCCGACCCACACCAgatttttcaacaggaagacACTGATTGCCCAGAGGCAGCCCTGAGGAGGATCGCACGGTCATAAAATACAGTATTTGTTTGCAGAAAATAGATGAAAATTGCTTGAAATGATTTCCTGTCAGACCTTTTTATGTGCTTTCTCCTTGTCCTGTCCACAGCCCTCACTCTTCACCACGCAGCAGGAATCTGGCACGGCGTCGTGCTTTTCCCAGCCCGCGCTCTGGGACCAGTCGGCATAGCTGTCCGCACCACAACACTTGAACTGTAATGATAACGACACTGTGATAGTGAAGCACCAAAGCTGTATTAATCACTGGTTGTGACTATTTGTGGTTCACGATAAATATTCTTCAAGTGTTGCTTTGTAGAAAATCAGTTTGTCTACTTAACTACTAATTTTCACACAGATGCTGAAGGCGTGTTATTTACACTTactagccactttattaggtacaccttgctagcaTTAGGTTGGGCCTCCTTTTACCTTCAGagttgccttaattcttcatggtaCAGATTCATGCTGAGATGTAAGCCTTCAAACTTAAACTCCCTAAGTAATTCCAGCATTTTTCTCATTGCTGGTCTTTGTTAATTACCCTCTCACTCTTTTGTCTTCACACTCTTATATTAAAGTTAGTCATCTTAATTTGACTGTAAACAAGAGCACTCATATAGAGCAACTCCCCCCGAGTAGCAGGGGCAATACTAAACCtttgatgttttatgtttttattacaacatgCTGATGTCAGCCTGCTTTTATAACGACCATATAATATCCATAAAAGATTTGTGAGTAATATAAaatttttactgattttcacatttggcGTGACCTCGGCCTTGACCTTTATCTATTTTTCACCTAAATTAAATCAGCTTTTGCTGTTAATGGCATCCAGCAATGCACAAAATATGAGCATGCCGTGTTGAAAACTGTGGACATTAGAAGGTGGGTACACTGTGGGTCACAATGACATGGAGATGTTCAGCAATGATACTCATTTGGTACTAAGAGGGTGAAGAAAGTATCTTCTGCTCCATTAAACCACCAATAGCTTGAATCATTGATACAATGCAGGATGGAGCCACGCTTTCATGTTTACACCAGATTCTGACcttaccatctgaatgttgcagcagaaatttaaagcaggcatCATTTTCCCATCAAGAGAGGAAATGAAGAGTCCCTATAAGGGGTTTTTGCACTTCCTCCAATCCATCAGGTGTTTCTCAAAAATACAGAACATTACAGTAGGCTCTGCGTGTCACCTTTTCCTGAATTTTGTCAATTGCATGTCTCCTCTCAGGGCTGTAGTCGTTAATCACTTCCTGTGCTTTGGCGTTGACACCATTAGCCATCTGCAGAAGGGCAGCCTACAGAGAAAATCAGATAAAATAACCAGAACAGACACTGGAACTTAGATATATTTTAAGTAATGCTACTGATATTATGACTGGAGAACCGCTGCTAATGGCAAAATTTGACCTTGATCTCAAGTAGTTCCTTTCTGGTGCGATTTTAATGTCTTACCCTACTGCGAAATATGTAAAAGGCGGCTCCTGTGAGGACCTCCAAGAGGATGATCACTATCAGGATGCAGATGAACTATAGATAAAGAAAGTGAACGCTGTTAGAGATCTCCAGAACATCTCCAGTGctcattaaaaaaagcttttggaaAGAATCGCCACTTAATCACATTTAATTTCATTACAGTACTTACACAAGCAACCATAGATGAACTATTAAAGAATGCACCAATGTGGCCCAAGAGGGATACGAAGGCTATGATGACCCCCACTGCAATGAGGACTATAGCAATTTTAGACAAGTTGCTCCCTGTGAAGGTGCCGATATCTGAATACGTCGAGTACTGCAGCACTCCTATAGTGATGAGGGCAACCCCAGatagctgaaaaaaagaagtttaacaGCAGGACAGCAATGTAGTGCTTTACATGGAAACACTAAATTAAAAGAGGGTGGTTTTGTTCATTCCTGTCAATACGACCTCATTTCAATATAAACTTACTGTCCCTAtgttaaaaactaaaagcaatTTTGAGACTCCAGCAAATGAAGCaaacttggaacagtggtgaactttCCCAGGAGTGGCCGTCCTACCAAGATTACTCCAAGAGTTCATCGacaactcatccaggaggtcacaaaagaccccagaacaacatTTAAAGACCTGTAGGCTTCACTTATATTAGCTGAGCTCAAGGTTCACGATtcaataataacaaagagact carries:
- the LOC113027663 gene encoding CD63 antigen-like, producing MCSVFGIKCCFIFFNTLFLLSGVALITIGVLQYSTYSDIGTFTGSNLSKIAIVLIAVGVIIAFVSLLGHIGAFFNSSSMVACFICILIVIILLEVLTGAAFYIFRSRAALLQMANGVNAKAQEVINDYSPERRHAIDKIQEKFKCCGADSYADWSQSAGWEKHDAVPDSCCVVKSEGCGQDKEKAHKKGCLWAISVFLLKNLVWVGAVCIALGVTEVFGVLVGVCLCLDIKRKNYENIS